From the Calliopsis andreniformis isolate RMS-2024a chromosome 4, iyCalAndr_principal, whole genome shotgun sequence genome, one window contains:
- the Shi gene encoding dynamin-1 shibire isoform X4 has protein sequence MAGNTGMEQLIPIVNKLQDAFTQLGVHMQLDLPQIAVVGGQSAGKSSVLENFVGKDFLPRGSGIVTRRPLILQLINSTTEYAEFLHCKGKKFVDFEEVRKEIEAETDRVTGSNKGISNIPINLRVYSPNVLNLTLIDLPGLTKVPIGDQPADIEAQIKAMIFQFIKRENCLILAVTPANTDLANSDALKLAKEVDPEGVRTIGVITKLDLMDDGTDARDILENKLLPLRRGYIGVVNRSQKDIEGRKDIKNALAAERKFFLSHPSYRHLADRLGTPYLQRVLNQQLTNHIRDTLPALRDRLQKQLLTLEKDVEQYKHFRPDDPAIKTKAMLQMIQQLQSDFERTIEGSGSAQINTNELSGGAKINRLFHERFPFEIVKMEFDEKELRREIAFAIRNIHGIRVGLFTPDMAFEAIVKKQINRLKEPSLKCVDLVVQELSNVVRICTDRMSRYPRLREETERIITTHIRQREQLCKEQLILLVDCELAYMNTNHEDFIGFANAQQSSENAVKSGRHTLGNQVIRKGYMCIHNLGIMKGGSRDYWFVLTSESISWYKDEEEREKKYMLPLDGLKLRDLEQGFMSRRHLFALFNPEGRNVYKDYKQLELSCETQDDVDSWKASFLRAGVYPEKSTEQTNGEGEEGYEGGSEAQSSMDPQLERQVETIRNLVDSYMKIVTKTTRDLVPKSIMHLIINNAKDFINGELLAHLYASGDQASMMEESPEEAQKREEMLRMYHACKEALRIIGDVSMATVSTPVPPPVKNDWLASGENPRLSPPSPGGPRRGVSQPQPLSSSRAPPPVPTGGRPAPAIPNRPGPGGPPSARANPGLPPPLIPSRGGGLQHIQQRVTQAATQAAANAAVNELMDAFRIKRPVPNIPPRIPDRPYYGRLN, from the exons ATGGCAGGGAACACTGGGATGGAACAGTTGATCCCGATCGTGAACAAACTGCAAGATGCGTTCACGCAGCTCGGGGTGCACATGCAGCTCGATCTGCCGCAGATCGCGGTGGTGGGCGGCCAGAGCGCTGGGAAGAGCTCCGTTCTCGAGAACTTCGTCGGAAA AGATTTCTTACCTAGAGGATCTGGAATTGTAACCAGGAGACCTCTTATCTTACAACTGATTAATAGTACAACTG aaTATGCTGAGTTTTTACATTGCAAAGGTAAAAAGTTTGTTGATTTTGAGGAGGTACGGAAGGAAATCGAAGCGGAAACAGATAGGGTTACAGGCAGTAACAAGGGTATTTCTAATATACCCATAAATTTAAGGGTATATTCACCCAATg TTCTGAACTTGACATTGATTGATTTACCTGGACTCACAAAAGTACCAATTGGAGATCAACCAGCAGACATAGAAGCACAGATCAAAGCTATGATTTTCCAATTTATTAAAAGAGAAAATTGCCTTATATTGGCAGTAACACCAGCAAATACTGATTTAGCAAACAGTGATGCACTTAAGCTTGCTAAAGAAGTAGATCCTGAAG GTGTACGTACAATTGGTGTTATTACAAAATTGGATCTTATGGATGATGGTACTGATGCAAGAGATATTTTGGAAAACAAATTACTACCATTAAGACGAGGCTATATAGGTGTTGTTAACAGAAGCCAGAAAGATATAGAAGGTCGAAAAGACATAAAAAATGCTTTAGCAGCTGAAAGAAAGTTCTTCTTAAG CCATCCATCTTATCGGCATTTAGCAGATAGATTAGGAACACcatatttgcaacgagttttgAATCAACAGTTGACAAATCATATCAGGGATACTTTACCAGCATTGAGAGATAGATTACAAAAACAGTTGCTTACATTGGAGAAAGATGTAGAACAGTACAAACATTTCAGACCTGATGATCCTGCCATAAAAACAAAAGCTATGTTGCA GATGATACAGCAACTACAATCAGATTTTGAACGAACTATAGAAGGTTCAGGATCTGCACAAATCAATACGAACGAGCTAAGTGGTGGTGCTAAAATAAATAGATTGTTCCACGAACGTTTTCCATTCGAAATAGTGAAAATGGAATTTGACGAAAAAGAATTGAGAAGAGAAATCGCTTTTGCCATTAGGAACATTCATG GTATCAGAGTTGGTCTGTTCACTCCTGATATGGCCTTTGAGGCAATAGTCAAGAAACAAATCAATAGACTCAAAGAACCTAGTCTAAAATGTGTGGATTTAGTGGTGCAGGAACTCAGTAATGTTGTACGCATTTGTACAGATAGG ATGTCACGTTACCCAAGATTGAGAGAAGAAACTGAACGTATCATAACTACTCACATTAGACAACGTGAACAattgtgtaaggagcagttgaTACTCCTGGTTGATTGCGAACTTGCATATATGAACACCAATCATGAAGATTTCATTGGTTTTGCCAA TGCACAACAATCTTCAGAAAATGCTGTTAAGTCTGGTCGTCACACATTAGGGAATCAAGTGATACGTAAAGGGTATATGTGCATTCATAATCTTGGTATAATGAAAGGTGGTTCCAGGGATTACTGGTTTGTTTTAACGTCAGAGAGTATTTCATGGTACAAAGACGAAGAA GAACGTGAAAAGAAGTATATGTTACCCTTAGATGGATTAAAATTGCGCGATTTAGAACAAGGATTTATGTCTCGGCGACATTTGTTTGCTTTGTTCAATCCAGAAGGCAGAAATGTGTATAAGGATTATAAACAGCTTGAATTGAGTTGCGAAACACAGGATGACGTTGATTCCTGGAAGGCCTCATTCCTTAGAGCTGGTGTATATCCTGAAAAATCAACAGAACAAACAAATGGAGAAGGAGAG GAAGGATATGAG GGTGGATCAgaagctcaatcatcaatggatCCTCAGCTAGAACGTCAAGTGGAAACCATTAGAAACTTAGTAGATTCGTACATGAAAATTGTTACGAAAACTACTCGTGATTTAGTTCCAAAGAGTATTATGCATTTGATCATTAATAATGCAAAAGATTTCATTAATGGAGAATTATTGGCGCATCTGTATGCAAGTGGCGATCAG GCGTCAATGATGGAAGAGTCGCCCGAAGAAGCACAAAAACGAGAAGAAATGTTGCGCATGTACCATGCATGCAAGGAGGCACTACGTATTATTGGAGATGTTTCGATGGCAACAGTTTCCACCCCGGTGCCACCACCAGTCAAGAACGATTGGCTTGCGTCTGGCGAAAATCCAAG GTTATCACCACCATCTCCTGGTGGACCCAGACGTGGAGTGTCACAGCCACAACCTCTTTCTAGTTCTCGAGCACCGCCTCCAGTTCCAACAGGTGGCCGACCAGCACCGGCCATTCCCAACCGacctggacctggtggaccaccaTCAGCCCGTGCTAATCCTGGCCTACCCCCTCCTCTTATACCATC TCGTGGGGGTGGTCTACAGCATATACAGCAGAGGGTGACGCAAGCTGCGACGCAGGCCGCTGCTAATGCCGCCGTGAACGAGCTGATGGATGCATTCAGGATCAA
- the Shi gene encoding dynamin-1 shibire isoform X5 — protein sequence MAGNTGMEQLIPIVNKLQDAFTQLGVHMQLDLPQIAVVGGQSAGKSSVLENFVGKDFLPRGSGIVTRRPLILQLINSTTEYAEFLHCKGKKFVDFEEVRKEIEAETDRVTGSNKGISNIPINLRVYSPNVLNLTLIDLPGLTKVPIGDQPADIEAQIKAMIFQFIKRENCLILAVTPANTDLANSDALKLAKEVDPEGVRTIGVITKLDLMDDGTDARDILENKLLPLRRGYIGVVNRSQKDIEGRKDIKNALAAERKFFLSHPSYRHLADRLGTPYLQRVLNQQLTNHIRDTLPALRDRLQKQLLTLEKDVEQYKHFRPDDPAIKTKAMLQMIQQLQSDFERTIEGSGSAQINTNELSGGAKINRLFHERFPFEIVKMEFDEKELRREIAFAIRNIHGIRVGLFTPDMAFEAIVKKQINRLKEPSLKCVDLVVQELSNVVRICTDRMSRYPRLREETERIITTHIRQREQLCKEQLILLVDCELAYMNTNHEDFIGFANAQQSSENAVKSGRHTLGNQVIRKGYMCIHNLGIMKGGSRDYWFVLTSESISWYKDEEEREKKYMLPLDGLKLRDLEQGFMSRRHLFALFNPEGRNVYKDYKQLELSCETQDDVDSWKASFLRAGVYPEKSTEQTNGEGEGGSEAQSSMDPQLERQVETIRNLVDSYMKIVTKTTRDLVPKSIMHLIINNAKDFINGELLAHLYASGDQASMMEESPEEAQKREEMLRMYHACKEALRIIGDVSMATVSTPVPPPVKNDWLASGENPRLSPPSPGGPRRGVSQPQPLSSSRAPPPVPTGGRPAPAIPNRPGPGGPPSARANPGLPPPLIPSRGGGLQHIQQRVTQAATQAAANAAVNELMDAFRIKRPVPNIPPRIPDRPYYGRLN from the exons ATGGCAGGGAACACTGGGATGGAACAGTTGATCCCGATCGTGAACAAACTGCAAGATGCGTTCACGCAGCTCGGGGTGCACATGCAGCTCGATCTGCCGCAGATCGCGGTGGTGGGCGGCCAGAGCGCTGGGAAGAGCTCCGTTCTCGAGAACTTCGTCGGAAA AGATTTCTTACCTAGAGGATCTGGAATTGTAACCAGGAGACCTCTTATCTTACAACTGATTAATAGTACAACTG aaTATGCTGAGTTTTTACATTGCAAAGGTAAAAAGTTTGTTGATTTTGAGGAGGTACGGAAGGAAATCGAAGCGGAAACAGATAGGGTTACAGGCAGTAACAAGGGTATTTCTAATATACCCATAAATTTAAGGGTATATTCACCCAATg TTCTGAACTTGACATTGATTGATTTACCTGGACTCACAAAAGTACCAATTGGAGATCAACCAGCAGACATAGAAGCACAGATCAAAGCTATGATTTTCCAATTTATTAAAAGAGAAAATTGCCTTATATTGGCAGTAACACCAGCAAATACTGATTTAGCAAACAGTGATGCACTTAAGCTTGCTAAAGAAGTAGATCCTGAAG GTGTACGTACAATTGGTGTTATTACAAAATTGGATCTTATGGATGATGGTACTGATGCAAGAGATATTTTGGAAAACAAATTACTACCATTAAGACGAGGCTATATAGGTGTTGTTAACAGAAGCCAGAAAGATATAGAAGGTCGAAAAGACATAAAAAATGCTTTAGCAGCTGAAAGAAAGTTCTTCTTAAG CCATCCATCTTATCGGCATTTAGCAGATAGATTAGGAACACcatatttgcaacgagttttgAATCAACAGTTGACAAATCATATCAGGGATACTTTACCAGCATTGAGAGATAGATTACAAAAACAGTTGCTTACATTGGAGAAAGATGTAGAACAGTACAAACATTTCAGACCTGATGATCCTGCCATAAAAACAAAAGCTATGTTGCA GATGATACAGCAACTACAATCAGATTTTGAACGAACTATAGAAGGTTCAGGATCTGCACAAATCAATACGAACGAGCTAAGTGGTGGTGCTAAAATAAATAGATTGTTCCACGAACGTTTTCCATTCGAAATAGTGAAAATGGAATTTGACGAAAAAGAATTGAGAAGAGAAATCGCTTTTGCCATTAGGAACATTCATG GTATCAGAGTTGGTCTGTTCACTCCTGATATGGCCTTTGAGGCAATAGTCAAGAAACAAATCAATAGACTCAAAGAACCTAGTCTAAAATGTGTGGATTTAGTGGTGCAGGAACTCAGTAATGTTGTACGCATTTGTACAGATAGG ATGTCACGTTACCCAAGATTGAGAGAAGAAACTGAACGTATCATAACTACTCACATTAGACAACGTGAACAattgtgtaaggagcagttgaTACTCCTGGTTGATTGCGAACTTGCATATATGAACACCAATCATGAAGATTTCATTGGTTTTGCCAA TGCACAACAATCTTCAGAAAATGCTGTTAAGTCTGGTCGTCACACATTAGGGAATCAAGTGATACGTAAAGGGTATATGTGCATTCATAATCTTGGTATAATGAAAGGTGGTTCCAGGGATTACTGGTTTGTTTTAACGTCAGAGAGTATTTCATGGTACAAAGACGAAGAA GAACGTGAAAAGAAGTATATGTTACCCTTAGATGGATTAAAATTGCGCGATTTAGAACAAGGATTTATGTCTCGGCGACATTTGTTTGCTTTGTTCAATCCAGAAGGCAGAAATGTGTATAAGGATTATAAACAGCTTGAATTGAGTTGCGAAACACAGGATGACGTTGATTCCTGGAAGGCCTCATTCCTTAGAGCTGGTGTATATCCTGAAAAATCAACAGAACAAACAAATGGAGAAGGAGAG GGTGGATCAgaagctcaatcatcaatggatCCTCAGCTAGAACGTCAAGTGGAAACCATTAGAAACTTAGTAGATTCGTACATGAAAATTGTTACGAAAACTACTCGTGATTTAGTTCCAAAGAGTATTATGCATTTGATCATTAATAATGCAAAAGATTTCATTAATGGAGAATTATTGGCGCATCTGTATGCAAGTGGCGATCAG GCGTCAATGATGGAAGAGTCGCCCGAAGAAGCACAAAAACGAGAAGAAATGTTGCGCATGTACCATGCATGCAAGGAGGCACTACGTATTATTGGAGATGTTTCGATGGCAACAGTTTCCACCCCGGTGCCACCACCAGTCAAGAACGATTGGCTTGCGTCTGGCGAAAATCCAAG GTTATCACCACCATCTCCTGGTGGACCCAGACGTGGAGTGTCACAGCCACAACCTCTTTCTAGTTCTCGAGCACCGCCTCCAGTTCCAACAGGTGGCCGACCAGCACCGGCCATTCCCAACCGacctggacctggtggaccaccaTCAGCCCGTGCTAATCCTGGCCTACCCCCTCCTCTTATACCATC TCGTGGGGGTGGTCTACAGCATATACAGCAGAGGGTGACGCAAGCTGCGACGCAGGCCGCTGCTAATGCCGCCGTGAACGAGCTGATGGATGCATTCAGGATCAA
- the Shi gene encoding dynamin-1 shibire isoform X3, with product MAGNTGMEQLIPIVNKLQDAFTQLGVHMQLDLPQIAVVGGQSAGKSSVLENFVGKDFLPRGSGIVTRRPLILQLINSTTEYAEFLHCKGKKFVDFEEVRKEIEAETDRVTGSNKGISNIPINLRVYSPNVLNLTLIDLPGLTKVPIGDQPADIEAQIKAMIFQFIKRENCLILAVTPANTDLANSDALKLAKEVDPEGVRTIGVITKLDLMDDGTDARDILENKLLPLRRGYIGVVNRSQKDIEGRKDIKNALAAERKFFLSHPSYRHLADRLGTPYLQRVLNQQLTNHIRDTLPALRDRLQKQLLTLEKDVEQYKHFRPDDPAIKTKAMLQMIQQLQSDFERTIEGSGSAQINTNELSGGAKINRLFHERFPFEIVKMEFDEKELRREIAFAIRNIHGIRVGLFTPDMAFEAIVKKQINRLKEPSLKCVDLVVQELSNVVRICTDRMSRYPRLREETERIITTHIRQREQLCKEQLILLVDCELAYMNTNHEDFIGFANAAASSHNASAQQSSENAVKSGRHTLGNQVIRKGYMCIHNLGIMKGGSRDYWFVLTSESISWYKDEEEREKKYMLPLDGLKLRDLEQGFMSRRHLFALFNPEGRNVYKDYKQLELSCETQDDVDSWKASFLRAGVYPEKSTEQTNGEGEGGSEAQSSMDPQLERQVETIRNLVDSYMKIVTKTTRDLVPKSIMHLIINNAKDFINGELLAHLYASGDQASMMEESPEEAQKREEMLRMYHACKEALRIIGDVSMATVSTPVPPPVKNDWLASGENPRLSPPSPGGPRRGVSQPQPLSSSRAPPPVPTGGRPAPAIPNRPGPGGPPSARANPGLPPPLIPSRGGGLQHIQQRVTQAATQAAANAAVNELMDAFRIKRPVPNIPPRIPDRPYYGRLN from the exons ATGGCAGGGAACACTGGGATGGAACAGTTGATCCCGATCGTGAACAAACTGCAAGATGCGTTCACGCAGCTCGGGGTGCACATGCAGCTCGATCTGCCGCAGATCGCGGTGGTGGGCGGCCAGAGCGCTGGGAAGAGCTCCGTTCTCGAGAACTTCGTCGGAAA AGATTTCTTACCTAGAGGATCTGGAATTGTAACCAGGAGACCTCTTATCTTACAACTGATTAATAGTACAACTG aaTATGCTGAGTTTTTACATTGCAAAGGTAAAAAGTTTGTTGATTTTGAGGAGGTACGGAAGGAAATCGAAGCGGAAACAGATAGGGTTACAGGCAGTAACAAGGGTATTTCTAATATACCCATAAATTTAAGGGTATATTCACCCAATg TTCTGAACTTGACATTGATTGATTTACCTGGACTCACAAAAGTACCAATTGGAGATCAACCAGCAGACATAGAAGCACAGATCAAAGCTATGATTTTCCAATTTATTAAAAGAGAAAATTGCCTTATATTGGCAGTAACACCAGCAAATACTGATTTAGCAAACAGTGATGCACTTAAGCTTGCTAAAGAAGTAGATCCTGAAG GTGTACGTACAATTGGTGTTATTACAAAATTGGATCTTATGGATGATGGTACTGATGCAAGAGATATTTTGGAAAACAAATTACTACCATTAAGACGAGGCTATATAGGTGTTGTTAACAGAAGCCAGAAAGATATAGAAGGTCGAAAAGACATAAAAAATGCTTTAGCAGCTGAAAGAAAGTTCTTCTTAAG CCATCCATCTTATCGGCATTTAGCAGATAGATTAGGAACACcatatttgcaacgagttttgAATCAACAGTTGACAAATCATATCAGGGATACTTTACCAGCATTGAGAGATAGATTACAAAAACAGTTGCTTACATTGGAGAAAGATGTAGAACAGTACAAACATTTCAGACCTGATGATCCTGCCATAAAAACAAAAGCTATGTTGCA GATGATACAGCAACTACAATCAGATTTTGAACGAACTATAGAAGGTTCAGGATCTGCACAAATCAATACGAACGAGCTAAGTGGTGGTGCTAAAATAAATAGATTGTTCCACGAACGTTTTCCATTCGAAATAGTGAAAATGGAATTTGACGAAAAAGAATTGAGAAGAGAAATCGCTTTTGCCATTAGGAACATTCATG GTATCAGAGTTGGTCTGTTCACTCCTGATATGGCCTTTGAGGCAATAGTCAAGAAACAAATCAATAGACTCAAAGAACCTAGTCTAAAATGTGTGGATTTAGTGGTGCAGGAACTCAGTAATGTTGTACGCATTTGTACAGATAGG ATGTCACGTTACCCAAGATTGAGAGAAGAAACTGAACGTATCATAACTACTCACATTAGACAACGTGAACAattgtgtaaggagcagttgaTACTCCTGGTTGATTGCGAACTTGCATATATGAACACCAATCATGAAGATTTCATTGGTTTTGCCAA CGCGGCAGCCAGTAGCCATAATGCAAG TGCACAACAATCTTCAGAAAATGCTGTTAAGTCTGGTCGTCACACATTAGGGAATCAAGTGATACGTAAAGGGTATATGTGCATTCATAATCTTGGTATAATGAAAGGTGGTTCCAGGGATTACTGGTTTGTTTTAACGTCAGAGAGTATTTCATGGTACAAAGACGAAGAA GAACGTGAAAAGAAGTATATGTTACCCTTAGATGGATTAAAATTGCGCGATTTAGAACAAGGATTTATGTCTCGGCGACATTTGTTTGCTTTGTTCAATCCAGAAGGCAGAAATGTGTATAAGGATTATAAACAGCTTGAATTGAGTTGCGAAACACAGGATGACGTTGATTCCTGGAAGGCCTCATTCCTTAGAGCTGGTGTATATCCTGAAAAATCAACAGAACAAACAAATGGAGAAGGAGAG GGTGGATCAgaagctcaatcatcaatggatCCTCAGCTAGAACGTCAAGTGGAAACCATTAGAAACTTAGTAGATTCGTACATGAAAATTGTTACGAAAACTACTCGTGATTTAGTTCCAAAGAGTATTATGCATTTGATCATTAATAATGCAAAAGATTTCATTAATGGAGAATTATTGGCGCATCTGTATGCAAGTGGCGATCAG GCGTCAATGATGGAAGAGTCGCCCGAAGAAGCACAAAAACGAGAAGAAATGTTGCGCATGTACCATGCATGCAAGGAGGCACTACGTATTATTGGAGATGTTTCGATGGCAACAGTTTCCACCCCGGTGCCACCACCAGTCAAGAACGATTGGCTTGCGTCTGGCGAAAATCCAAG GTTATCACCACCATCTCCTGGTGGACCCAGACGTGGAGTGTCACAGCCACAACCTCTTTCTAGTTCTCGAGCACCGCCTCCAGTTCCAACAGGTGGCCGACCAGCACCGGCCATTCCCAACCGacctggacctggtggaccaccaTCAGCCCGTGCTAATCCTGGCCTACCCCCTCCTCTTATACCATC TCGTGGGGGTGGTCTACAGCATATACAGCAGAGGGTGACGCAAGCTGCGACGCAGGCCGCTGCTAATGCCGCCGTGAACGAGCTGATGGATGCATTCAGGATCAA
- the Shi gene encoding dynamin-1 shibire isoform X8 — MAGNTGMEQLIPIVNKLQDAFTQLGVHMQLDLPQIAVVGGQSAGKSSVLENFVGKDFLPRGSGIVTRRPLILQLINSTTEYAEFLHCKGKKFVDFEEVRKEIEAETDRVTGSNKGISNIPINLRVYSPNVLNLTLIDLPGLTKVPIGDQPADIEAQIKAMIFQFIKRENCLILAVTPANTDLANSDALKLAKEVDPEGVRTIGVITKLDLMDDGTDARDILENKLLPLRRGYIGVVNRSQKDIEGRKDIKNALAAERKFFLSHPSYRHLADRLGTPYLQRVLNQQLTNHIRDTLPALRDRLQKQLLTLEKDVEQYKHFRPDDPAIKTKAMLQMIQQLQSDFERTIEGSGSAQINTNELSGGAKINRLFHERFPFEIVKMEFDEKELRREIAFAIRNIHGIRVGLFTPDMAFEAIVKKQINRLKEPSLKCVDLVVQELSNVVRICTDRMSRYPRLREETERIITTHIRQREQLCKEQLILLVDCELAYMNTNHEDFIGFANAAASSHNASAQQSSENAVKSGRHTLGNQVIRKGYMCIHNLGIMKGGSRDYWFVLTSESISWYKDEEEREKKYMLPLDGLKLRDLEQGFMSRRHLFALFNPEGRNVYKDYKQLELSCETQDDVDSWKASFLRAGVYPEKSTEQTNGEGEEGYEGGSEAQSSMDPQLERQVETIRNLVDSYMKIVTKTTRDLVPKSIMHLIINNAKDFINGELLAHLYASGDQASMMEESPEEAQKREEMLRMYHACKEALRIIGDVSMATVSTPVPPPVKNDWLASGENPRLSPPSPGGPRRGVSQPQPLSSSRAPPPVPTGGRPAPAIPNRPGPGGPPSARANPGLPPPLIPSRRQ; from the exons ATGGCAGGGAACACTGGGATGGAACAGTTGATCCCGATCGTGAACAAACTGCAAGATGCGTTCACGCAGCTCGGGGTGCACATGCAGCTCGATCTGCCGCAGATCGCGGTGGTGGGCGGCCAGAGCGCTGGGAAGAGCTCCGTTCTCGAGAACTTCGTCGGAAA AGATTTCTTACCTAGAGGATCTGGAATTGTAACCAGGAGACCTCTTATCTTACAACTGATTAATAGTACAACTG aaTATGCTGAGTTTTTACATTGCAAAGGTAAAAAGTTTGTTGATTTTGAGGAGGTACGGAAGGAAATCGAAGCGGAAACAGATAGGGTTACAGGCAGTAACAAGGGTATTTCTAATATACCCATAAATTTAAGGGTATATTCACCCAATg TTCTGAACTTGACATTGATTGATTTACCTGGACTCACAAAAGTACCAATTGGAGATCAACCAGCAGACATAGAAGCACAGATCAAAGCTATGATTTTCCAATTTATTAAAAGAGAAAATTGCCTTATATTGGCAGTAACACCAGCAAATACTGATTTAGCAAACAGTGATGCACTTAAGCTTGCTAAAGAAGTAGATCCTGAAG GTGTACGTACAATTGGTGTTATTACAAAATTGGATCTTATGGATGATGGTACTGATGCAAGAGATATTTTGGAAAACAAATTACTACCATTAAGACGAGGCTATATAGGTGTTGTTAACAGAAGCCAGAAAGATATAGAAGGTCGAAAAGACATAAAAAATGCTTTAGCAGCTGAAAGAAAGTTCTTCTTAAG CCATCCATCTTATCGGCATTTAGCAGATAGATTAGGAACACcatatttgcaacgagttttgAATCAACAGTTGACAAATCATATCAGGGATACTTTACCAGCATTGAGAGATAGATTACAAAAACAGTTGCTTACATTGGAGAAAGATGTAGAACAGTACAAACATTTCAGACCTGATGATCCTGCCATAAAAACAAAAGCTATGTTGCA GATGATACAGCAACTACAATCAGATTTTGAACGAACTATAGAAGGTTCAGGATCTGCACAAATCAATACGAACGAGCTAAGTGGTGGTGCTAAAATAAATAGATTGTTCCACGAACGTTTTCCATTCGAAATAGTGAAAATGGAATTTGACGAAAAAGAATTGAGAAGAGAAATCGCTTTTGCCATTAGGAACATTCATG GTATCAGAGTTGGTCTGTTCACTCCTGATATGGCCTTTGAGGCAATAGTCAAGAAACAAATCAATAGACTCAAAGAACCTAGTCTAAAATGTGTGGATTTAGTGGTGCAGGAACTCAGTAATGTTGTACGCATTTGTACAGATAGG ATGTCACGTTACCCAAGATTGAGAGAAGAAACTGAACGTATCATAACTACTCACATTAGACAACGTGAACAattgtgtaaggagcagttgaTACTCCTGGTTGATTGCGAACTTGCATATATGAACACCAATCATGAAGATTTCATTGGTTTTGCCAA CGCGGCAGCCAGTAGCCATAATGCAAG TGCACAACAATCTTCAGAAAATGCTGTTAAGTCTGGTCGTCACACATTAGGGAATCAAGTGATACGTAAAGGGTATATGTGCATTCATAATCTTGGTATAATGAAAGGTGGTTCCAGGGATTACTGGTTTGTTTTAACGTCAGAGAGTATTTCATGGTACAAAGACGAAGAA GAACGTGAAAAGAAGTATATGTTACCCTTAGATGGATTAAAATTGCGCGATTTAGAACAAGGATTTATGTCTCGGCGACATTTGTTTGCTTTGTTCAATCCAGAAGGCAGAAATGTGTATAAGGATTATAAACAGCTTGAATTGAGTTGCGAAACACAGGATGACGTTGATTCCTGGAAGGCCTCATTCCTTAGAGCTGGTGTATATCCTGAAAAATCAACAGAACAAACAAATGGAGAAGGAGAG GAAGGATATGAG GGTGGATCAgaagctcaatcatcaatggatCCTCAGCTAGAACGTCAAGTGGAAACCATTAGAAACTTAGTAGATTCGTACATGAAAATTGTTACGAAAACTACTCGTGATTTAGTTCCAAAGAGTATTATGCATTTGATCATTAATAATGCAAAAGATTTCATTAATGGAGAATTATTGGCGCATCTGTATGCAAGTGGCGATCAG GCGTCAATGATGGAAGAGTCGCCCGAAGAAGCACAAAAACGAGAAGAAATGTTGCGCATGTACCATGCATGCAAGGAGGCACTACGTATTATTGGAGATGTTTCGATGGCAACAGTTTCCACCCCGGTGCCACCACCAGTCAAGAACGATTGGCTTGCGTCTGGCGAAAATCCAAG GTTATCACCACCATCTCCTGGTGGACCCAGACGTGGAGTGTCACAGCCACAACCTCTTTCTAGTTCTCGAGCACCGCCTCCAGTTCCAACAGGTGGCCGACCAGCACCGGCCATTCCCAACCGacctggacctggtggaccaccaTCAGCCCGTGCTAATCCTGGCCTACCCCCTCCTCTTATACCATC GCGCCGACAATAA